One region of Rana temporaria chromosome 11, aRanTem1.1, whole genome shotgun sequence genomic DNA includes:
- the EFEMP2 gene encoding EGF-containing fibulin-like extracellular matrix protein 2 gives MRLSCYLVFCVLLVPSLQQENEEPNTFTECTDGYEWDSERHHCKDINECLTIPDACKGEMKCINHYGGYLCLPRSASVISDSQPDPGPAGSPQGGAETDQRNNPCPNGYQPDSQGLDTCVDVDECALEMDDCLPSQDCVNIPGSFHCKCPEGYRKIGNECIDIDECRYRYCQHRCVNSPGSFTCQCEPGFQLASNNRSCVDVNECSMGAPCQQRCYNTYGTFLCRCNQGYELDQDGYTCNDIDECSYSSYLCQHQCVNEPGRFSCICPDGYSLLGTRLCQDINECETGAHTCTEQQSCVNFHGGYRCVEKNLCIEPYIQVSDNRCMCPSSNPLCRDEPGSVVYRYMSIMSDRSVPSDIFQIQATSVYPRAYNTFQIRSGNEQGDFYIRQINNISAMLVLARAITGPQEYVLDLEMLTTNSLLSYRSSSVLRLTIFVGAHSF, from the exons ATATCAATGAATGTCTGACAATCCCTGATGCCTGCAAGGGTGAAATGAAGTGCATCAATCATTATGGTGGTTATCTATGCCTCCCTCGTTCGGCCTCTGTAATTAGTGACTCCCAGCCTGATCCTGGACCCGCTGGAAGCCCTCAGGGTGGTGCTGAAACTGATCAAAGAAACAACCCTTGTCCAAATGGGTACCAGCCTGATTCACAAGGACTGGATACTTGTGTAG atgtagATGAATGCGCCCTTGAAATGGATGACTGTCTGCCGAGCCAGGATTGTGTAAACATACCAGGTAGTTTCCACTGTAAATGTCCAGAAGGCTATAGGAAGATTGGAAATGAGTGTATAG ACATTGATGAGTGCAGATACAGATACTGTCAACATCGATGTGTTAATTCTCCTGGATCTTTCACCTGTCAGTGTGAGCCGGGATTTCAGCTGGCATCTAATAACCGCTCATGCGTAG ATGTCAATGAATGTTCAATGGGCGCACCATGCCAACAGCGCTGCTACAACACCTATGGCACCTTTCTCTGTCGCTGTAATCAAGGCTATGAACTGGATCAGGATGGCTATACCTGCAATG ATATTGATGAATGCAGCTACTCCAGCTACCTGTGCCAGCATCAGTGTGTGAACGAGCCTGGGCGCTTTTCCTGCATTTGTCCGGATGGATACAGTTTGCTGGGCACCCGCCTCTGCCAGG ATATCAACGAATGTGAGACCGGAGCCCATACTTGCACTGAACAACAATCCTGCGTCAACTTCCATGGGGGTTACCGTTGCGTAGAAAAGAATCTCTGCATAGAACCATATATTCAAGTGTCTGACAA CCGATGTATGTGCCCAAGCAGTAACCCCCTGTGCCGTGATGAACCTGGTTCCGTGGTATATAGGTACATGAGCATCATGTCAGACCGCAGTGTGCCCTCAGATATATTCCAGATCCAAGCCACCAGTGTCTACCCTCGGGCTTACAACACCTTCCAGATACGATCAGGAAATGAGCAGGGAGATTTCTACATCAGG CAAATAAACAATATTAGCGCGATGCTTGTACTGGCACGTGCCATCACCGGCCCCCAGGAGTATGTTCTGGATCTGGAAATGCTGACCACCAACTCCCTACTGAGCTACCGCTCCAGTTCTGTACTCAGACTCACTATATTCGTTGGGGCACATTCCTTCTAG